Proteins encoded within one genomic window of Bradyrhizobium sp. 186:
- a CDS encoding energy-coupling factor ABC transporter permease, which translates to MHVEPGVVTGAKLVLSYATGIAAGGVALKLAVETMREQGIGSFAARTLATTGLVFTFFEILPHYPVGVSEVHFILGSTLFLLFGAAPAAFGLALGLLLQGVFFVPTDLPQYGMNVTTILVPLFAIQAIATRIIPRNTAYVDLQYRQALALSTTYQSGVIAWVAFWALYGSGFGAANLANIATFAASYALVIVIEPLADLAVLALAKSLRGVTAPGLVTPRLHNAA; encoded by the coding sequence ATGCATGTCGAACCCGGAGTCGTGACGGGCGCCAAGCTCGTGTTGAGTTATGCAACGGGCATCGCCGCAGGCGGCGTTGCCCTTAAACTAGCGGTCGAGACGATGCGCGAGCAAGGCATCGGTTCGTTCGCGGCGCGGACGCTCGCCACCACGGGCCTTGTGTTCACCTTCTTCGAGATCCTGCCGCACTACCCGGTCGGGGTGTCCGAAGTGCACTTCATCCTCGGCTCGACCTTGTTCCTGCTGTTCGGCGCAGCACCGGCGGCCTTCGGCCTCGCGCTCGGCCTGCTGCTCCAGGGCGTGTTCTTCGTGCCGACCGATCTGCCGCAATATGGCATGAACGTCACCACGATCCTGGTGCCGCTGTTCGCGATCCAGGCGATCGCCACGCGGATCATTCCGCGCAACACCGCCTATGTCGATCTGCAATATCGCCAGGCGCTGGCGCTCTCGACCACGTATCAGTCCGGCGTCATCGCCTGGGTGGCGTTCTGGGCGCTCTATGGTTCCGGCTTTGGTGCGGCCAACCTCGCCAACATCGCAACCTTCGCAGCGTCCTATGCGCTCGTTATCGTGATCGAGCCGCTGGCTGATCTCGCGGTACTGGCGCTGGCGAAGTCGTTGCGTGGGGTTACCGCGCCCGGCCTCGTCACCCCGCGTTTGCACAACGCGGCCTAG
- the cobF gene encoding precorrin-6A synthase (deacetylating) translates to MLTLSLIGIGCGDPEQLTRAAIRAINAADLVLIPRKGTAKSDLADLRRTICADVLTSDKTGIVEFDLPVRDAGEADYRKGVDDWHDAVAATWSQTIANHLGREGKVALLIWGDPSLYDSSLRIARRLDPLPKIEVIPGITSIQALCAAHALPLNDIGEPFLVTTGRRLREGGWPQGTDTVVVMLDGETAFQSLDPAGLHIWWGAYLGMPDQIVMSGALAEVGPHIVAVRQEARERHGWIMDSYILKRRP, encoded by the coding sequence ATGCTCACGCTCTCCCTGATAGGCATCGGTTGCGGCGATCCCGAGCAGCTCACGCGCGCCGCGATCCGTGCCATCAACGCTGCCGATCTCGTCCTGATCCCGCGCAAGGGGACTGCGAAATCCGATCTCGCCGATCTGCGACGGACGATCTGCGCGGACGTGCTCACCAGCGACAAGACAGGCATCGTCGAGTTCGATCTTCCGGTGCGCGACGCGGGCGAGGCAGATTACCGCAAGGGCGTGGACGATTGGCATGATGCAGTCGCCGCGACCTGGTCGCAAACGATCGCGAACCATCTCGGGCGCGAGGGCAAGGTCGCGCTGCTGATCTGGGGCGATCCCTCGCTCTACGACTCCTCGCTGCGCATTGCGCGTCGGCTCGATCCGTTGCCGAAGATCGAAGTCATCCCCGGCATCACATCGATCCAGGCGCTCTGTGCGGCACACGCGCTGCCGCTCAACGATATCGGCGAGCCGTTCCTGGTCACGACCGGGCGGCGCTTGCGCGAGGGCGGTTGGCCGCAAGGCACCGACACCGTGGTCGTGATGCTCGACGGCGAAACCGCATTCCAGTCGCTCGATCCGGCGGGGCTGCACATCTGGTGGGGCGCCTATCTCGGCATGCCTGATCAGATCGTCATGTCCGGCGCGCTTGCCGAGGTCGGCCCGCACATTGTCGCCGTGCGGCAGGAAGCGCGCGAGCGGCACGGCTGGATCATGGACAGCTACATTCTCAAGCGCAGGCCGTGA